ACGTTCCATGCTTGATTCCCGTGTTGTCACATTGAGTTTTGGCTCCTCTTTTTCCCTTCTCCAAGCTGTACAACAGCGGCTGGGCAATCATTCGATGCTTGGGATCGGCTTATTCGGCCGCAACCAAAATGGCAAAAGGTGGAAGAAAAGACGACCAACGAGTCTTTCACATGCctgaactttaaatttttttaaattttactccAAAAATATGTTTATACTAACATTTTTGCCCCCTTGCTCCCCtaaactttgaatttttaaaattttaccccaaaaatatatttattataatatttttgcccTCCCGGAACAGAAATCCTGGCTTCGTCCTTCTATTGGTTTAACGCGACCAAATCAGCATAAACCATGTGGGTATTGCGTTTTCATCACATGGTGGTTAGCTAACTGAACTCGTTGGTAGATGCGGGATCCGTGATTGGGTTCTCTACTCCTTAATATGAACAACTTAAGAAGTCATTTGAGTAAAGGTTATTAATTCTCAATCGACCCAACTgcttaaaaccaaacaaagtgAAAAAAGGTCGTGTTAATTTATTACAGTTGCACTGAAAAgatctttttttaatcaaaagaGATATAAACCGTTTTTGCCTTAGGCTGCATCATTGAAATATCGGAAAGTCCAAGTAAATGCGGTATATCAATAAAGTTCAGGAATGGGTATAATTTGTTATTATAAAGTTTGGCAAGAATAGCTATTTACAGCCAACCAACTTTGATCTCGTGAACTGTACCTACTACtcttttcaactggcgtgcctCTGCCATTAGAGCATTTATAATATTGTCCTATGTCCAAATTCTTATAGGACCTAATGCAGCAGAATCTTCCGATGCTCTCTTTTCCTATGCCAAAAGATTATTCCCAATTCCGCCCcacttattaaattatgaaacccGACCGATCGGCGAGATATATAAGGTGTTAGTACTCGGACTCATTCAACTCCGACACATCAATTCCAATTGTTGCGAAAAGGATGAGACACCTGATTAAACAGATCGTGATATTAAACGCtgaataaaagtaaaaatacaTATTGCCGACTTCTCCGATTAGAATTACTTAAGATAGATCGAGCCACTACCATGGGAATCAATGCTTAACATGCACGAAAGATTAAGGTGAAATTGTTACGCCAAATGCAAAACGGACATAATAAGATTAGTTGAAGAATATTCCCCTTTAGATGAGATCGAGGCAATGCCTAGCGAGATTATTATTCGTATCGGAGAGCTCTCTTTTCTTGCGGACCCGAATGAATTACCTCATCAAGTGCTCGCCCGAATCCACACCATCAATAGCGAGAGATATCGAACACGTTTACCATGCATTCAAATTCCACATGCGTGAGAATCTTATTACCAAGTGACAAGTTAATAAAACAAATACTGACAAATCTTTGTAAGAGATTCCCCGACATTTAcgtaataaaaaagaaaaagggaaaagaaaatcttgGCACAATCTACTTTGCTATGTtcccatttaaaaaaaaaattggatcaAAGGGAAAGAAATAATATGTTTAAATTAATATGAGTTTCATATTGACTGGAAAAAATCATAGGCTTAGCGTTTAAGTCATCTCCGGAATATCTCGGAACCATCGTACCATCTTCGTGTGCACTCCTCGTGTGCACAGACTAGATCGAAGTCGTGACTAATAAACTGAAAACACCTCGGAATATTGCTTCCTTCTACATTATGCCATTTCCTCTCTATACAATaactaaattatttaaaatctaaggaaaagattgaaaaaattaagttagaaGACCAAGAAATTATCAATCTTGGGAGGCTGGTGATCGTTCAATTCTTCGACCCACGCCTTCTTATTGCCATTGTCCCCGCCATTGTTATTCTTTTCGCTTTCCCCACTCCCAAATATTCCCTCCACGAAGAGCTCGACGTCGATTCCTTTGCTATCGACTTCTTCCTCGTCGAATTCTGAAGCCGGAATGTATGGTGGCCGTGCGATCTCCACGATAGAGTCCCATGCCACGCCTCGGAAGAACTCATGGCCCTTGATACCCTCCAGCCCGATCCTCTGCCTCGGGTCCTTCTCCAGTAGTCTCCCGATCAGGTCCCTTAGCGGGGTCGGTTCACCCACCAGCTCTGGGGCCTTGCTAAGAATCCGGTAAAAGGTCTCCTTCCGGTTGGAGCCCCGGAAGGGCGTCGTCCCGTATAGCATTTCATAGAGCACGACCCCGAGGCACCACCAGTCCACCGCGAAGTCGTGGCCTTCTCCGAGGATCACCTCGGGTGCCACGTACTCCTCCGTCCCCACGAAGGAGTTCGACTTCTCGACAGAGTCGGACTCGGCTGGGAACACCGAGTTCAGGCTGGGCCTGTGGTGGGGTGCGTCCGAGTCATCCACCATGAACCCCGAGCTGCACCATCTCTGGAGCGAGGAGACCCGCTTCCTGCTCGATGTGTCGGGCGTGGGGACTGATCTGGGGGGCGGAGAAGGTCGAGGGGACCTCGAGGAGAGCTTGGTCGAGAGATCGAAGTCGACCAGCATTACGTGACCGTCCTCTTGGATCATGATGTTCTCCGGCTTCAAATCCCGGTAGACGATCCCCAACTCGTGCAGATATTCCAATGCTAGCACCAATTCCGCCGCGTAAAACCTGCGAAAGCAATGAATTCGACAGAGAGTCAAGCAACATTTTCCGTCAATTCGCCGTCTATGCTGTCCTAGCAACTCGCATGAAACGAAAACTTCCGGTCGGCTGCTCAAAGAAATGTGAAATCGGGAGCCGATTACACCGGAGTTCAATGAAATCAGCCAAATTTGCAGCAGGAGGAATCGATCTTCCGCACTATTCTCGATTCTCCCCACGCATGCAACGAGTTCAGAGCTCGCCGGAGTGAAGTTCACCCCGCTCGGGAGCTTGGCcggagaagaggaagctgtAATTACCTGATAATGTCGTCAGAGAACATCTTCTCAGTCTGTTTCTTCCTTAGGGAGTTCAAATCGCGACCTGGACAGTAGTCGATGGCGTACCCGACAACCTTATCGGTGGCGAGAACCCCCCGCAGCTTCGGCAGCAGCCGGTGGTCGAACTGCCGGAGAACCTGCTGCTCGAACGAGACCCTCCTGTACTCGTTCCCGTCCTT
Above is a window of Punica granatum isolate Tunisia-2019 chromosome 7, ASM765513v2, whole genome shotgun sequence DNA encoding:
- the LOC116215527 gene encoding serine/threonine-protein kinase OXI1, with the protein product MGDAAELHDQRDEDVPPLSLQQLRVVSAVGRGAKGVVFLVQSGAAAGEVWALKVILRGNIEKKAKGKDTSAAKDGNEYRRVSFEQQVLRQFDHRLLPKLRGVLATDKVVGYAIDYCPGRDLNSLRKKQTEKMFSDDIIRFYAAELVLALEYLHELGIVYRDLKPENIMIQEDGHVMLVDFDLSTKLSSRSPRPSPPPRSVPTPDTSSRKRVSSLQRWCSSGFMVDDSDAPHHRPSLNSVFPAESDSVEKSNSFVGTEEYVAPEVILGEGHDFAVDWWCLGVVLYEMLYGTTPFRGSNRKETFYRILSKAPELVGEPTPLRDLIGRLLEKDPRQRIGLEGIKGHEFFRGVAWDSIVEIARPPYIPASEFDEEEVDSKGIDVELFVEGIFGSGESEKNNNGGDNGNKKAWVEELNDHQPPKIDNFLVF